In Dermacentor silvarum isolate Dsil-2018 unplaced genomic scaffold, BIME_Dsil_1.4 Seq105, whole genome shotgun sequence, a single window of DNA contains:
- the LOC119434411 gene encoding beta-scruin produces the protein SRPRTYLAEDGPAIDWDENGVVKNFEKCSYTRENQALRHDAATCIQDTYRRHRGWPLRSVLPRLDSEMGAAETPYAEFVPTWVDSSESLSTKVRRDASQDMHVDLTPYEAQLELVTRCQAWVRRFLALRNYKRVHARVRPVVELEAVLDEDDPYQHFLVRHPGSRSMPAITWDSYPSRTLPWHTGPLQDPDCAVVLLLGGVEPAKSHELATGCAMLRYHPLKRELTRCGRLPQPRHNHTAAYLDGYVYVVGGFDTRNTHLAIKYATRTCFRMPLEENGAGKWERVADMNHSRCNHATVAMGHKLYAVAGQDEFDRFLASVEIYDPTQDQWTECPVPLCCKMSACGAALHAGYLHIAGGVVQSRRRTDKVFLVPSVEHWDSACQRWLREAAQLPTGRGSLALVSYMDQLFAVGGLTRGDDCLLDVTADVLWYDGKRGVWRPAAPLPQPRHSACVVNADDVILLFGGLVNVNQTEASADVLTYGFRQDLWEQAGQLPCSMTGFAAVVLPRLKRSANTH, from the exons GTCGCGGCCCCGCACCTACCTGGCCGAGGACGGGCCGGCCATCGACTGGGACGAGAACGGCGTGGTCAAGAACTTCGAGAAGTGCTCGTACACGCGTGAGAACCAGGCGCTGAGGCACGACGCGGCCACTTGCATCCAGGACACGTACCGACGCCACCGCGGCTGGCCGCTGCGCTCGGTGCTTCCGCGGCTGGACTCCGAGATGGGCGCGGCGGAGACACCCTACGCCGAGTTCGTGCCCACGTGGGTGGACTCGAGTGAGTCGCTGTCGACCAAAGTGCGCCGCGACGCCTCGCAGGACATGCACGTCGACTTGACGCCTTACGAGGCGCAACTTGAGCTG GTCACGCGGTGCCAGGCCTGGGTGCGCCGGTTCCTGGCACTGCGGAACTACAAGCGCGTCCACGCCCGCGTTCGGCCCGTGGTCGAGCTCGAGGCGGTGCTGGACGAAGACGACCCGTACCAGCACTTTCTGGTGCGCCACCCGGGTTCGCGGTCCATGCCGGCGATCACGTGGGACTCGTACCCGTCGCGGACGCTACCGTGGCACACGGGTCCGCTCCAGGACCCGGACTGCGCCGTCGTGCTGCTCCTGGGGGGCGTGGAGCCGGCCAAGAGCCACGAGCTGGCCACCGGCTGCGCCATGCTACGCTACCACCCGCTCAAGCGCGAGCTGACCCGGTGCGGCCGGCTGCCCCAGCCGCGGCACAACcacacggccgcctacctggacGGCTACGTCTACGTGGTGGGCGGCTTCGACACGCGCAACACGCACCTGGCCATCAAGTACGCGACGCGCACCTGCTTCCGGATGCCGCTCGAGGAGAACGGCGCCGGCAAGTGGGAGCGCGTGGCCGACATGAACCACTCGCGGTGCAACCACGCCACGGTGGCCATGGGCCACAAGCTGTACGCCGTCGCGGGACAGGACGAATTCGACCGTTTCCTCGCCTCGGTCGAGATCTACGACCCCACGCAG GACCAGTGGACCGAGTGTCCGGTGCCGCTGTGCTGCAAGATGTCCGCGTGCGGCGCCGCGCTCCACGCCGGCTACCTGCACATCGCGGGCGGCGTCGTTCAGTCGAGGCGGCGCACGGACAAGGTGTTCCTGGTGCCCTCGGTCGAGCACTGGGACTCGGCGTGCCAGCGGTGGCTGCGCGAGGCGGCCCAGCTGCCGACGGGCCGGGGCTCGCTGGCGCTCGTCTCGTACATGGACCAGCTGTTCGCCGTCGGCGGCCTCACCAGGGGCGACGACTGCCTGCTGGACGTCACGGCCGACGTGCTCTGGTACGACGGCAAGAGAGGCGTCTGGAGACCCGCGGCGCCGCTGCCTCAGCCGCGGCACAGCGCGTGCGTGGTGAACGCGGACGACGTCATACTGCTGTTCGGGGGCCTGGTGAACGTGAACCAGACCGAGGCCAGCGCGGACGTCCTCACCTACGGGTTCCGGCAGGACCTGTGGGAGCAGGCGGGCCAGCTGCCCTGCAGCATGACCGGATTCGCTGCGGTCGTCCTGCCGCGATTGAAACGATCGGCCAACACTCATTGA